A single genomic interval of Leptospira montravelensis harbors:
- a CDS encoding RsmG family class I SAM-dependent methyltransferase, producing MSEKTIQEEIQAIIPDLFPKLEPEFDWELVKNFYEFLKRDNEKGGFFSRNDSEKILERHIIESLIFVWKLKVTGYVSRETNVADVGTGPGLPGFLFALLKKAPHVFLVDSQKRKLALLETEIETGSLSKVKKRVEFIYARTEEINSNFDVVTSRAMVPYPYIAEVTTRMVKQKGILCPFLAQPYQDLDKETEVLSNNGFFMKKEIPIPELEFVGKRHIKILQKNSLPKKGFPRDWKEIVKETKSKNG from the coding sequence ATGTCAGAAAAAACCATCCAAGAAGAAATCCAAGCCATCATCCCTGACCTATTCCCCAAGCTAGAGCCAGAGTTTGATTGGGAACTAGTGAAAAACTTTTATGAGTTTCTAAAACGAGACAACGAGAAAGGAGGATTCTTTTCTCGAAATGATTCAGAGAAGATTCTAGAGAGACATATTATTGAATCTTTGATCTTTGTTTGGAAACTGAAAGTTACCGGATATGTTTCACGTGAAACAAATGTCGCCGATGTAGGAACAGGGCCAGGTCTTCCCGGTTTTCTTTTTGCTCTCTTAAAAAAAGCGCCGCATGTTTTTCTCGTGGATTCTCAAAAGCGGAAACTCGCACTTCTTGAAACAGAAATCGAAACGGGAAGTCTTTCCAAAGTCAAAAAGCGAGTGGAGTTTATCTACGCGCGGACAGAAGAAATTAATTCTAATTTTGATGTAGTCACTTCGAGAGCAATGGTTCCTTATCCCTACATTGCAGAAGTCACGACACGAATGGTAAAACAAAAAGGAATCTTATGTCCCTTCCTTGCGCAACCCTACCAAGATTTGGATAAAGAAACAGAAGTCCTTAGCAACAATGGGTTCTTTATGAAAAAAGAAATTCCCATTCCTGAATTAGAGTTTGTGGGAAAGAGACATATAAAAATACTACAAAAGAATTCCCTTCCCAAAAAGGGATTCCCCCGCGACTGGAAAGAAATCGTAAAGGAGACGAAAAGCAAGAATGGGTAA